The proteins below come from a single Simkaniaceae bacterium genomic window:
- a CDS encoding acylphosphatase: MLILKITGDIQGVGFRATARRIAKQLNLKGYAKNMPDGSVEILVQGSLQEAEQILDGLRNFSFNIDSATITESSSDKSCSDFLIL; the protein is encoded by the coding sequence ATGTTGATATTAAAAATCACCGGAGACATTCAAGGAGTTGGCTTTCGTGCTACGGCACGACGAATTGCCAAACAATTAAACCTTAAAGGTTATGCAAAAAATATGCCTGACGGCTCGGTTGAAATTCTCGTTCAAGGATCTCTCCAGGAAGCAGAGCAAATATTAGATGGTTTAAGGAATTTTAGTTTCAATATTGATTCGGCTACCATCACTGAGTCTTCATCTGATAAAAGCTGTTCTGATTTCTTAATCCTCTAA